A single region of the Halorussus salinus genome encodes:
- a CDS encoding amidohydrolase family protein — protein sequence MPKLDVVRDHPDENPIIDTHCHQPTEEFLHDAGGLMMEDAAEKFGSSIETDTYDNLIEEYHEVGIGKTVLLGWDAETNTGNPPVPNDYVAEVRDEYDDFFVGFASVDPLKDDCVEEAERAVKDLGLSGFKFQQIAQGFDPSDPEHEELFSTIEDLGVPVVFHGGNSTLGAGAPGGRGLKIKYGNPMLIDDVAAEHPDLQILLAHPAFPWEKEQLAICQQKGNVYMDLSGWMPRYIDDQVLHYAKTLLQDKVMFGTDYPMIEPAPWLEQFEELDFPDEVQRKILWENAEQFLGL from the coding sequence ATGCCCAAACTCGACGTAGTTCGAGACCATCCCGACGAGAATCCCATCATCGACACCCACTGCCACCAACCCACCGAGGAGTTCCTGCACGACGCCGGTGGGCTGATGATGGAGGACGCCGCCGAGAAGTTCGGCTCGTCAATCGAGACCGACACCTACGACAACCTCATCGAGGAGTACCACGAGGTCGGCATCGGCAAGACCGTCCTGCTGGGGTGGGACGCCGAGACCAACACCGGCAACCCGCCGGTACCTAACGACTACGTCGCGGAGGTGCGCGACGAGTACGACGACTTCTTCGTCGGGTTCGCCAGCGTGGACCCGCTGAAAGACGACTGCGTGGAAGAGGCCGAGCGCGCGGTCAAGGACCTCGGTCTCTCCGGGTTCAAGTTCCAGCAAATCGCGCAGGGCTTCGACCCGAGCGACCCCGAACACGAGGAGCTGTTTTCGACCATCGAGGACCTCGGGGTCCCGGTCGTCTTCCACGGCGGCAACTCCACGCTCGGGGCTGGCGCGCCCGGCGGTCGCGGGCTGAAAATCAAGTACGGCAACCCGATGCTGATAGACGACGTGGCGGCCGAGCATCCCGACCTCCAGATTCTCCTCGCGCATCCCGCGTTCCCGTGGGAGAAAGAGCAGTTGGCCATCTGCCAGCAGAAGGGCAACGTCTACATGGACCTCTCGGGGTGGATGCCCCGGTACATCGACGACCAAGTGTTGCACTACGCCAAGACGCTCCTGCAGGACAAGGTGATGTTCGGTACGGACTACCCGATGATAGAACCGGCACCGTGGCTGGAGCAGTTCGAAGAACTCGACTTCCCCGACGAGGTTCAGCGCAAGATTCTCTGGGAGAACGCAGAACAGTTCCTCGGACTCTGA
- a CDS encoding enoyl-CoA hydratase/isomerase family protein: MEIAEEDGVRTVTFDRPEVMNAFTTDTAEELADIISDTDADEFDALVLTGESGVFSAGGDIESMAEREETTEQAYERVTETFGRVVEEAMSAKVPIVAKVNGDAVGAGLAIAAVSDFAYAVESATFSCAFVRVGLIPDTGGSFLLPHLVGLRAAKRLAFTGEFFSADEAAELGLVNEAVPDDELDERVADLLDTLRERPTTTIGLAKRAIHENLGRGWQEAIDYENHVQSLAYDTPEHEEGVAAFLEGRDPEFE; the protein is encoded by the coding sequence ATGGAAATTGCCGAGGAGGACGGCGTCCGAACCGTCACGTTCGACCGACCCGAAGTGATGAACGCCTTCACCACCGATACCGCCGAGGAGTTGGCCGATATCATATCCGACACCGACGCCGACGAGTTCGACGCGCTGGTCCTGACCGGCGAGAGCGGCGTGTTCAGCGCGGGCGGAGACATCGAGTCGATGGCCGAGCGCGAGGAGACCACCGAACAGGCTTACGAGCGCGTCACGGAGACGTTCGGCCGCGTGGTCGAGGAGGCCATGTCGGCGAAGGTGCCCATCGTCGCCAAGGTGAACGGCGACGCCGTGGGCGCGGGACTGGCCATCGCGGCGGTCAGCGACTTCGCCTACGCCGTCGAGTCGGCGACGTTCAGTTGCGCGTTCGTCCGCGTCGGCCTGATTCCCGACACCGGCGGGTCGTTCCTCTTGCCCCATCTCGTCGGCCTGCGCGCCGCCAAGCGCCTCGCGTTCACCGGGGAGTTCTTCAGCGCGGACGAGGCCGCCGAACTCGGACTCGTCAACGAGGCGGTCCCCGACGACGAACTGGACGAGCGCGTCGCGGACCTGCTGGACACGCTCCGCGAGCGCCCGACGACGACCATCGGACTGGCCAAGCGCGCCATCCACGAGAACTTGGGCCGGGGCTGGCAGGAGGCCATCGACTACGAGAACCACGTCCAGTCGCTGGCCTACGACACGCCCGAACACGAGGAGGGCGTCGCGGCCTTCTTGGAGGGTCGGGACCCCGAGTTCGAGTGA
- a CDS encoding PaaI family thioesterase — translation MDVENFFEEMPFADLLGVEVTEVEDGHAEGRVEMREELSWNADRQMAHGGVTFTLADTVGGAALVSLVDQPVPTIDMRIDYLEAGTGDLRAEADVVRCGSDVGVVDVAVYAEDGDAQVADARGVYKTG, via the coding sequence ATGGACGTAGAGAACTTCTTCGAGGAGATGCCGTTCGCCGACCTGCTGGGCGTCGAAGTCACCGAAGTCGAAGACGGTCACGCCGAGGGCCGGGTCGAGATGCGCGAGGAGTTGTCGTGGAACGCCGACCGCCAGATGGCCCACGGCGGCGTCACCTTCACCCTCGCGGACACGGTGGGCGGCGCGGCGCTGGTCTCGCTGGTGGACCAACCGGTGCCGACCATCGACATGCGCATCGACTACCTCGAAGCCGGGACCGGCGACCTGCGCGCCGAGGCCGACGTGGTGCGCTGTGGGAGCGACGTGGGCGTCGTGGACGTGGCAGTCTATGCAGAAGACGGAGACGCGCAGGTCGCCGACGCGCGCGGCGTCTACAAGACCGGATAA
- a CDS encoding helix-turn-helix domain-containing protein, which translates to MIDECLVVEFSVTGDDCPLAEATRETGATIDARPPQLRHDDNALLRFSAGEETDELAALLDADDRIRYLHVSRTDSRTNFRCLSKHPCVVHELTDAGFMAETLQYREGTERYTGAVVGHDVLQGVLAAVAETVGVSLERVFPLGSEDDEAVAQRWDVTPAQEVALRTALEMGYFAVPRGATAAAVADEVGISKSAFLERLRRGQATLFAQVFG; encoded by the coding sequence TTGATAGACGAATGTCTCGTCGTGGAGTTCAGCGTCACGGGCGACGACTGCCCGCTGGCCGAGGCGACCCGCGAGACGGGCGCGACCATCGACGCCAGACCGCCGCAACTCCGCCACGACGACAACGCGCTCCTGCGCTTCTCGGCGGGCGAGGAGACCGACGAACTCGCGGCACTCCTCGACGCCGACGACCGGATTCGCTACCTCCACGTCTCCCGGACCGACAGTCGGACCAACTTCCGGTGTCTCTCGAAACACCCCTGCGTCGTCCACGAGTTGACCGACGCGGGGTTCATGGCCGAGACGTTGCAGTACCGCGAGGGGACCGAACGCTACACCGGTGCGGTGGTCGGCCACGACGTGTTACAGGGCGTCCTCGCGGCGGTCGCCGAGACGGTGGGCGTCTCGCTCGAACGCGTCTTCCCGCTCGGGAGCGAGGACGACGAGGCGGTCGCCCAGCGGTGGGACGTGACCCCCGCCCAAGAGGTCGCGCTCCGGACCGCGTTGGAGATGGGCTACTTCGCGGTGCCGCGCGGCGCGACCGCCGCGGCGGTCGCCGACGAGGTGGGAATCAGCAAGTCGGCGTTTCTGGAGCGCCTGCGCCGGGGGCAGGCGACGCTGTTCGCGCAGGTGTTCGGGTAG
- the paaA gene encoding 1,2-phenylacetyl-CoA epoxidase subunit PaaA — MDIEQVKERAGPREFSPKDDLPEKYRKAATRMIQFHANSEIMGAYLERPFIREAPSLDRKLAFSAKVQDEIGHGQLLYRAAESLGIKDREQMLDELANGEGKFLNCFHYPLESWVETPMIAFFVDGAAMRRQATLKQSSWEPYAHAMDKVCFEEGFHVKHGEAILYELMTGSKAEQEKTQEAFETWWPRIIQFFGPTDDKSTHHDFSADVGLKTMTNDDLRNAFLNAYIPKAEKYGLEIPDEPRIRENGDGTYEVEEDDLNWDEFFTIAKNDAPGSHEQIGKRNRTQEAVEWVRNSMDGWEAKDAGQTPQAAD; from the coding sequence ATGGACATCGAGCAAGTCAAGGAGCGCGCCGGGCCGCGCGAGTTCAGTCCGAAAGACGACCTCCCGGAGAAGTACCGGAAGGCCGCGACCCGCATGATTCAGTTCCACGCCAACAGCGAAATCATGGGGGCCTACCTCGAACGACCCTTCATCCGTGAGGCACCGAGTCTCGACCGGAAGCTGGCCTTTTCCGCGAAAGTGCAGGACGAAATCGGCCACGGGCAACTCCTCTACCGGGCCGCCGAATCGCTCGGTATCAAGGACCGCGAGCAGATGCTGGACGAACTCGCCAACGGCGAGGGCAAGTTCCTCAACTGCTTCCACTACCCGCTGGAGTCGTGGGTCGAGACGCCGATGATAGCGTTCTTCGTGGACGGCGCGGCGATGCGCCGACAGGCGACGCTCAAGCAGTCCAGTTGGGAGCCGTACGCCCACGCGATGGACAAGGTGTGTTTCGAGGAGGGCTTCCACGTCAAGCACGGCGAGGCCATCCTCTACGAACTCATGACCGGCTCGAAGGCCGAGCAGGAGAAGACCCAAGAGGCCTTCGAGACGTGGTGGCCTCGAATCATCCAGTTCTTCGGACCGACCGACGACAAGTCCACCCACCACGACTTCTCGGCGGACGTAGGGCTGAAGACGATGACCAACGACGACCTGCGAAACGCCTTCCTCAACGCCTACATCCCGAAGGCCGAGAAGTACGGTCTCGAAATCCCCGACGAACCGCGCATCCGGGAGAACGGCGACGGCACCTACGAAGTCGAGGAGGACGACCTGAACTGGGACGAGTTCTTCACCATCGCGAAGAACGACGCGCCGGGGAGCCACGAACAGATCGGCAAGCGCAACCGCACCCAAGAGGCCGTCGAGTGGGTCCGGAACTCGATGGACGGCTGGGAAGCGAAGGACGCGGGCCAGACCCCGCAGGCGGCCGACTAA
- the paaB gene encoding 1,2-phenylacetyl-CoA epoxidase subunit PaaB encodes MIWEVFRQDQAGEYHTHCGNVHAPDREMALMFAEVQHGRRKPTNSLWVVPQKEIGEVDTEDAKFGGTTDKSYRWAQSYSFEAAASEVAESESEQVEAEAERQRGDD; translated from the coding sequence ATGATTTGGGAAGTGTTCCGTCAGGACCAAGCGGGCGAGTATCACACCCACTGCGGAAACGTCCACGCGCCCGACCGCGAGATGGCGCTGATGTTCGCCGAAGTCCAGCACGGGCGGCGCAAGCCGACCAACAGCCTGTGGGTCGTCCCGCAGAAGGAAATCGGCGAGGTCGATACCGAGGACGCGAAGTTCGGCGGCACGACCGACAAGTCCTACCGGTGGGCACAGTCCTACAGCTTCGAGGCCGCCGCCTCGGAGGTCGCCGAGTCCGAGAGCGAACAGGTCGAGGCCGAGGCCGAGCGCCAGCGGGGTGACGACTGA
- the paaC gene encoding 1,2-phenylacetyl-CoA epoxidase subunit PaaC, producing MATAEQLSGPDELSDEEREAVETLLFRLADDEFVLAERYTEWQVRAPTLESDLALANIAQDELGHARLWYDLLQDFGPDEPDLIWERPPDEWHHSTLTERPFEEGDWADPILRSYLYDVAEEIRLEALVDSSYARIRDRVGKIRGEEDYHREHAENWLERLCDDDEGRRRVQQALDRLLPYALTVFAPVDDEIETRIDELGLRTETLADMREEWLDTVVPYLEGLGLDVDADADLPEEIGRDTSHTDDWDDLWDEFTNTYRELDRHEATRIMKDPDEVE from the coding sequence ATGGCGACCGCAGAGCAACTGTCCGGACCCGACGAACTCTCCGACGAGGAGCGCGAAGCGGTCGAGACCCTGCTGTTCCGGCTCGCGGACGACGAGTTCGTCCTCGCGGAGCGATACACCGAGTGGCAGGTCCGCGCGCCCACCCTCGAATCCGACCTCGCGCTGGCGAACATCGCGCAGGACGAGTTGGGTCACGCCCGACTCTGGTACGACCTCCTGCAGGATTTCGGCCCGGACGAACCCGACCTGATTTGGGAACGTCCGCCCGACGAGTGGCACCACAGCACGCTGACCGAACGCCCCTTCGAGGAGGGCGACTGGGCCGACCCCATCCTGCGGTCGTACCTCTACGACGTGGCCGAGGAGATTCGCCTCGAAGCCCTCGTGGATTCGTCGTACGCCCGCATCCGCGACCGCGTGGGCAAGATTCGGGGCGAGGAGGACTACCACCGCGAACACGCCGAGAACTGGCTCGAACGACTCTGCGACGACGACGAGGGGCGACGGCGCGTCCAGCAGGCGCTCGACCGACTTCTGCCCTACGCCCTGACCGTCTTCGCGCCGGTAGACGACGAAATAGAGACCCGAATCGACGAGTTGGGGCTTCGGACCGAGACGCTGGCGGACATGCGCGAGGAGTGGCTCGACACCGTGGTCCCGTACCTCGAAGGACTCGGTCTCGATGTCGATGCGGACGCCGACCTGCCCGAGGAGATCGGCCGGGACACTAGTCACACCGACGACTGGGACGACCTCTGGGACGAGTTCACCAACACGTATCGCGAACTCGACCGCCACGAGGCGACCCGAATCATGAAAGACCCCGACGAGGTGGAGTGA
- the paaD gene encoding 1,2-phenylacetyl-CoA epoxidase subunit PaaD, with product MPGTGGVPGFGDDCEDPALCAYTEYVEGEEVEDLPETGEGAEGVEADVWDALYGVEDPEMPVSIVDLGLIYGVEVTERVDEGHHAEVLMTLTYSGCPARDMLTDEVERSVTGVEGIESVDLRLVWSPEWSIEMVTEQGKADLNDFGLSV from the coding sequence ATTCCCGGCACCGGGGGCGTCCCCGGTTTCGGCGACGACTGCGAGGACCCCGCGCTCTGTGCGTACACCGAGTACGTCGAGGGCGAGGAGGTCGAGGACCTGCCCGAGACCGGCGAGGGTGCCGAGGGCGTCGAGGCCGACGTGTGGGACGCCCTCTACGGCGTCGAGGACCCCGAGATGCCCGTCTCCATCGTGGACCTCGGGCTGATTTACGGGGTGGAAGTGACCGAGCGCGTGGACGAGGGCCACCACGCCGAGGTGCTGATGACCCTGACCTACTCGGGGTGTCCGGCCCGCGACATGCTGACCGACGAGGTGGAGCGGAGCGTCACGGGCGTCGAGGGAATCGAGTCGGTGGACCTGCGACTCGTCTGGAGTCCCGAGTGGTCCATCGAGATGGTGACCGAACAGGGGAAGGCCGACCTGAACGACTTCGGCCTGAGCGTCTGA
- the paaE gene encoding 1,2-phenylacetyl-CoA epoxidase subunit PaaE, which produces MRRPDPSVETSGEDSGAECPYCGSTETEREHPKGPSLCRSMHYCNDCEQPFEKFE; this is translated from the coding sequence ATGCGACGACCCGACCCGAGCGTCGAGACCTCCGGCGAGGACAGCGGCGCGGAGTGCCCCTACTGCGGTTCGACCGAGACCGAGCGCGAGCATCCGAAAGGCCCGTCGCTCTGCCGGTCGATGCACTACTGCAACGACTGCGAGCAACCGTTCGAGAAGTTCGAGTAG